In Populus alba chromosome 1, ASM523922v2, whole genome shotgun sequence, a single window of DNA contains:
- the LOC118036035 gene encoding protein kri1: protein MPLKQLFDDANNDDDVVSKIEIDKEFAKRYEHNKKREALQRYEQLQKEGLVDESESGSESSSSDETDIKKTDVKFFDNLLKVKNRDPSLYSNVKLFESDGSDTEEEDIKDGNEKHTKKKPMYLKDVMARHLIEKGPELDDEEGSSIKTKRADKSYNDEQEELRKAFLDAVEDEEEDGEQEFLKLKERKNEEVSGDGNAADADGVEFEKKLGDYFGGEGELDEGSMFLRDFFKNKMWLGKDERDDVGEDEVDELLRDEEEVERQEKYEESYNFRYEESVGDRVLGHSRKVEGSVRKQDNSRKEQRKNKEERMKIAEMERKEELKHLKNLKKKEMKEKMKKVMEVAGFKDDNEFPLDLEDEFDPDEYDKMMKKAFDVQYYEAEDVEPGFGSDDDNDEMEKPDFDKEDELLGLPKDWDMIDSSDGFLAARERSLKLKQQKGNDCCEKEDGSGEERSEESKRKRKRKMSLVQKVKEEMMEEYYKLDYEGTIGDLKTRFKYAKVDPNKFGLKTEEILEMDDKELNQYVSIKKLAPYMDKEWKVPSTKKHQQKMMIRERLQEKSDKKNKTKHKKDKPSSVLGSKQDETEKLDESNVDTGNLSRKAKRRRRQAELKLSRPRLIAYGKVQS, encoded by the coding sequence ATGCCGCTGAAGCAGCTATTCGACGATGCGAACAACGACGACGACGTCGTATCGAAGATTGAAATTGACAAGGAGTTCGCCAAAAGATACGAGCACAACAAGAAACGGGAAGCTCTCCAGAGATACGAACAGCTGCAAAAGGAAGGACTGGTTGATGAATCCGAATCAGGGTCAGAGTCATCATCGTCGGATGAAACAGACATTAAGAAGACTGATGTCaagttttttgataatttactCAAGGTAAAAAATCGTGATCCTTCTCTATATAGTAACGTCAAACTCTTTGAATCTGATGGTAGTGATACAGAAGAGGAAGATATTAAGGATGGTAATGAAAAACATACGAAAAAGAAACCTATGTATTTGAAGGATGTGATGGCGAGGCATTTGATTGAGAAAGGGCCTGAGCTTGATGATGAGGAAGGGTCGTCAATTAAGACTAAGAGGGCTGATAAGAGTTATAACGACGAACAAGAGGAGTTAAGGAAGGCCTTTTTGGATGCGGTGGAGGATGAGGAAGAGGATGGAGAGCAGGAGTTTTTGAAGTTGAAAGAGAGGAAGAATGAGGAGGTGAGTGGGGATGGGAATGCTGCTGATGCTGATGGTGTGGAGTTTGAAAAGAAGCTGGGTGATTATTTTGGCGGGGAAGGGGAGTTGGATGAGGGAAGCATGTTTTTGAgggatttttttaagaataagatGTGGCTTGGTAAGGATGAAAGGGATGATGTTGGGGAAGATGAGGTGGATGAGTTGTTGAGAGATGAGGAGGAGGTAGAGAGGCAAGAGAAGTACGAGGAGAGTTATAATTTTAGGTATGAGGAGAGTGTGGGGGATAGAGTGTTGGGTCATTCGAGGAAAGTGGAGGGGTCGGTGAGGAAGCAGGATAATTCGAGGAAAGAGCAGAGGAAGAACAAGGAGGAGAGGATGAAGATTGCGGAAATGGAGAGGAAAGAGGAGTTGAAGCATttgaagaatttgaagaagaaagagatgaaggagaagatgaagaaagtCATGGAGGTTGCAGGGTTTAAGGATGATAATGAGTTTCCGTTAGATTTGGAGGACGAATTTGATCCTGATGAGTATGATAAGATGATGAAGAAGGCTTTCGATGTGCAGTATTATGAAGCAGAGGATGTGGAGCCGGGGTTCGGgagtgatgatgataatgatgagatGGAGAAGCCAGATTTTGATAAGGAGGATGAGTTGCTTGGACTTCCTAAAGATTGGGATATGATTGACTCTAGTGATGGGTTTTTAGCTGCAAGGGAAAGGAGTTTGAAACTGAAGCAGCAGAAAGGGAACGACTGCTGTGAGAAAGAAGATGGAAGTGGAGAAGAACGGAGTGAGGAAAGTAAGCGGAAGAGGAAGCGAAAAATGTCACTTGTGCAGAAAGTTAAAGAGGAAATGATGGAAGAATACTACAAGTTGGACTATGAGGGTACTATTGGAGATTTAAAGACGAGGTTTAAGTATGCTAAAGTGGATCCTAACAAGTTTGGGTTGAAGACGGAAGAGATATTAGAGATGGATGACAAGGAGTTGAATCAATATGTTTCTATTAAAAAACTTGCACCCTATATGGATAAGGAATGGAAGGTGCCTAGTACTAAGAAACACCAGCAAAAGATGATGATTAGGGAGCGCTTGCAGGAGAAATCTGACAAGAAGAACAAGACAAAACATAAGAAAGACAAGCCTTCCTCAGTTCTGGGTTCCAAACAAGATGAGACAGAAAAGCTGGACGAATCAAATGTGGATACTGGCAACTTATCCAGGAAAGCCAAAAGAAGACGCCGTCAGGCAGAACTCAAGTTGTCACGCCCTCGGCTCATTGCCTATGGGAAGGTCCAATCTTAA
- the LOC140955977 gene encoding uncharacterized protein, with protein sequence MANQDAPGTRFNVLSETVSRQGSMLQQINTHMTDIQQQITALTLSIEKLSKEPQPVREEHSVRPSVRHSLASDSSGLPTKGLKIDLFKYDGTKDLSGWILLADQYFLLHQIHPTQRLLYASFHLKGAALQYYKYLQHAGELNDWVSFIQALEKRFGPTEYEDPEGELSKLRQTSTVAAYQSQFENLAQRIDGLPDRFLTRTFISGLKDDIRTNVKSFRPTSLKDAIGLARLQEKSYSRDRRSFPRPQASTHAVPDPKVKKISFEEMKERREKGLCYNCDEKFKPGHKCKSLTLFLIDGNDYCDEDMDCSADSDAIPHPEISLHAIAGAANPQTMRVTGYYHNKPLYILLDSGSTHNFLDPSVASKINIPISCKTSFNVMVANGDRLYSEGQCQNIFIDIQGVPVTSDFYLLSLEGYDAVLGAHWLQTLGPILWDFSKLTMEFCSQGKTHMLAGIPTKELFVLSCHQLEKLFRVRSPSLLLNVSQIYAINNVYQVPPTIQAVIDVFSDLFCPPSGLPPTRYHDHRIILPLGTSPTNVRPYRYPMLQKAEIE encoded by the coding sequence ATGGCTAACCAAGACGCCCCAGGAACCCGTTTTAATGTCTTATCAGAAACAGTTTCCAGGCAAGGTTCCATGTTGCAACAAATCAACACCCATATGACCGATATTCAACAACAAATTACAGCCCTCACCTTATCCATTGAAAAGCTCTCCAAAGAACCACAACCTGTGAGAGAAGAACACAGTGTTAGACCTTCAGTAAGGCATTCACTGGCTTCTGATTCCAGCGGGTTACCAACAAAAGGGCTAAAGATTGATCTATTCAAATATGATGGCACTAAAGACCTTTCTGGCTGGATTTTACTAGCTGATCAATACTTCCTGCTACATCAGATCCATCCAACACAACGTCTCCTCTATGCTTCTTTCCACTTGAAGGGAGCAGCACTCcaatattacaaatatttacaACATGCAGGTGAGCTTAATGATTGGGTGTCGTTTATCCAAGCCCTTGAAAAGCGGTTTGGACCTACAGAATATGAGGATCCAGAGGGCGAACTGTCAAAACTTCGTCAAACTTCCACAGTTGCAGCTTATCAAAGTCAGTTTGAGAATTTGGCTCAACGAATCGATGGTCTTCCTGACAGATTTCTCACACGCACTTTCATTAGTGGTCTCAAAGATGACATAAGGACAAATGTTAAGTCATTCCGTCCCACTTCTTTAAAAGATGCCATCGGTCTCGCTCGTCTCCAGGAGAAGAGTTATTCAAGAGATCGTAGAAGTTTTCCAAGACCCCAAGCATCCACCCATGCAGTTCCAGACCCAAAGGTGAAAAAGATATCTTTTGAAGAGATGAAAGAGCGCCGGGAAAAAGGGTTGTGCTACAATTGTGATGAGAAATTCAAACCTGGCCATAAATGTAAATCTCTTACTCTCTTCCTTATTGATGGAAACGATTATTGTGATGAAGATATGGACTGCTCTGCTGATAGCGATGCTATTCCACATCCAGAGATATCTCTTCATGCAATTGCAGGTGCTGCTAACCCCCAGACGATGCGTGTCACTGGTTACTATCACAATAAACCTCTTTACATATTATTGGACTCTGGTTCTACTCATAATTTCTTGGATCCTTCAGTTGCATCAAAGATTAATATTCCTATATCTTGTAAGACCTCCTTTAATGTCATGGTGGCTAATGGAGATCGCTTATATAGTGAGGGGCAATGTCAAAATATATTCATTGACATCCAAGGAGTTCCAGTTACCTCAGATTTTTATCTCCTTTCCCTCGAAGGATATGATGCTGTTTTGGGTGCACATTGGCTGCAGACCCTCGGTCCTATTTTATGGGATTTCTCCAAGCTGACCATGGAATTCTGTTCCCAAGGGAAAACACATATGCTGGCTGGTATACCTACAAAGGAGTTGTTCGTCCTCTCATGTCATCAACTGGAGAAACTTTTTCGAGTCAGATCACCAAGTCTGCTTCTAAATGTTTCACAGATTTATGCCATCAACAACGTTTATCAGGTTCCACCCACCATTCAGGCAGTCATTGATGTTTTTTCTGATCTGTTTTGTCCACCATCAGGTTTGCCTCCTACTCGGTATCATGATCATCGCATAATACTTCCTCTAGGCACATCGCCTACTAATGTGCGCCCATACCGGTACCCGATGCTTCAAAAGGCTGAAATTGAATAA